One part of the Filimonas effusa genome encodes these proteins:
- the aroB gene encoding 3-dehydroquinate synthase, producing MTTKKLSFSAQTVSYYFDASFDYLEKLVKTDNAVIITDENIFSANKKKFANWRTIVLQPGEAFKIQATVDSIIQQLIELGADRKTTLIGVGGGVVTDITGYVAGIYMRGLQFGFVPTTILAMVDASIGGKNGIDVGIYKNMVGMIKQPSFLLYDYSLLKSLPKAEWINGFAEIIKHASIKDAAMFKLLEEHKLTAFRKDKQLLDQLIRRNALLKSKVVQEDEFEQGDRKLLNFGHTLGHAIENSYDLSHGHAVALGMVVAAGISAVYTGYAETNRLVKLIKQYGLPAFAVFDAEKAMQVMQSDKKRVKDLIHYVLLQKTGKAVIMPLTAEQIAPIVKKLSV from the coding sequence ATGACAACAAAGAAACTCAGCTTCTCTGCTCAAACTGTCAGTTACTATTTTGACGCTTCTTTTGATTACCTCGAAAAACTGGTGAAAACAGATAACGCCGTTATCATCACCGATGAGAATATCTTTTCCGCTAATAAAAAGAAGTTTGCGAACTGGCGTACCATCGTACTGCAGCCCGGCGAAGCTTTTAAGATCCAGGCTACCGTCGACAGCATCATTCAACAACTCATAGAACTGGGAGCCGATAGAAAAACAACACTCATCGGTGTTGGTGGCGGCGTGGTTACAGATATCACCGGTTACGTAGCCGGTATCTATATGCGCGGTCTCCAATTCGGTTTTGTTCCCACTACTATATTGGCCATGGTCGACGCTTCCATCGGGGGAAAGAACGGTATCGATGTAGGTATTTATAAGAATATGGTAGGAATGATAAAACAACCCTCATTCCTACTCTACGATTACAGCCTGCTCAAATCTCTCCCTAAAGCAGAATGGATCAACGGTTTCGCCGAGATCATTAAACACGCCAGCATCAAAGATGCAGCCATGTTTAAACTCCTGGAAGAACATAAACTAACTGCTTTCCGGAAAGATAAGCAACTGCTCGATCAGCTTATCCGCAGAAACGCACTATTGAAATCAAAAGTGGTGCAGGAAGATGAGTTCGAACAAGGCGACCGCAAACTGCTCAACTTCGGCCATACGCTCGGGCATGCTATTGAAAACAGCTACGATCTGTCCCATGGTCACGCCGTTGCCCTTGGAATGGTAGTGGCAGCAGGCATCTCCGCCGTTTACACAGGTTATGCCGAAACCAACCGCCTGGTAAAACTCATCAAACAGTATGGCTTACCCGCTTTCGCCGTTTTTGATGCAGAGAAGGCCATGCAGGTCATGCAGTCCGATAAAAAACGCGTGAAGGATCTTATCCATTATGTTTTATTGCAGAAAACAGGTAAGGCTGTGATCATGCCGCTTACAGCGGAACAGATTGCGCCTATTGTTAAAAAATTATCCGTCTAA
- a CDS encoding chorismate mutase, translating into MQTAVELQKTGKVDIMRAGIWKPRTRPGSFEGIGTKGLPWLQQAKKLTGIPVAIEVATAKQVEDALHFDVDVLWIGARTTVNPFSVQEVADALRGVDVPVLIKNPINPDLELWTGAVERVAKAGIKQIGLIHRGFSSYGNTEYRNAPMWHLAIEMKRRNPELMIINDPSHICGRRDILQDVAQKAIDLDFDGLIVESHVDPDNAWSDAKQQVTPARLGEMLDAIIWRREDVASEEFHAALEKLRQQINQLDDELMQILGQRMKVAEKIGQYKKDNNITILQTNRWNEILERAFARGDKQGLSKEFITKYFDAVHMESINHQNRIMNQ; encoded by the coding sequence ATGCAAACCGCTGTAGAATTACAAAAGACCGGTAAAGTAGATATCATGCGCGCAGGTATCTGGAAACCCCGCACCCGTCCCGGCAGCTTCGAAGGTATCGGTACCAAAGGTTTACCCTGGTTACAACAAGCGAAAAAGTTGACAGGTATCCCTGTTGCTATCGAAGTAGCTACCGCCAAACAGGTAGAAGATGCATTGCATTTTGATGTGGATGTGTTATGGATCGGAGCCCGCACTACCGTAAACCCCTTCAGTGTACAGGAAGTGGCCGATGCGCTTCGCGGCGTAGACGTACCGGTTTTAATCAAAAACCCCATCAACCCCGACCTGGAATTGTGGACAGGCGCAGTAGAACGTGTCGCTAAAGCAGGTATTAAGCAAATAGGCCTGATTCACCGCGGCTTCAGCTCCTACGGCAACACAGAGTACCGCAACGCGCCCATGTGGCACCTCGCCATCGAAATGAAGCGCCGGAACCCTGAATTGATGATCATCAACGACCCTTCTCATATCTGTGGTCGTCGCGATATCCTCCAGGACGTAGCCCAGAAAGCTATTGACCTCGACTTCGACGGACTGATCGTTGAAAGTCATGTCGATCCAGATAATGCCTGGAGCGATGCGAAACAACAGGTGACTCCGGCACGCCTGGGCGAAATGCTCGACGCCATCATCTGGAGAAGAGAAGATGTGGCATCCGAAGAATTCCACGCAGCCCTGGAAAAACTGCGCCAGCAGATCAACCAGCTCGACGACGAACTGATGCAGATCCTCGGTCAGCGTATGAAAGTGGCAGAAAAAATAGGCCAGTACAAAAAAGACAACAATATCACCATCCTGCAAACCAACCGCTGGAACGAGATCCTGGAAAGAGCTTTCGCAAGAGGCGATAAACAAGGCCTGAGCAAAGAATTCATCACCAAGTATTTCGATGCCGTGCATATGGAAAGTATCAACCACCAGAACCGCATTATGAACCAGTAA
- a CDS encoding transposase: protein MNGTRDFIYIHALWAIKDDQSLLPLSIRKVLFTFIQKEAVANGIQLLAINGPADHVHCLFKLMPFQHVSGIVKQLKETTAEWLNNNKLLQHPFEWDEAFAVYSVSPTTIDKATDYIVKQEQYHATKTLAQELEAFDKMNAHL from the coding sequence ATGAATGGTACCAGGGACTTCATATACATTCATGCCTTATGGGCAATAAAAGATGACCAGTCATTGCTTCCTTTGTCTATACGTAAAGTGCTTTTTACGTTTATTCAAAAGGAGGCAGTGGCCAATGGCATCCAGCTGCTGGCCATCAACGGCCCGGCCGATCATGTGCATTGCCTGTTTAAGCTCATGCCCTTCCAGCACGTGTCGGGCATTGTAAAACAGCTGAAAGAAACAACTGCGGAATGGCTCAACAACAATAAACTGCTGCAACATCCCTTCGAATGGGATGAAGCCTTTGCCGTTTACTCCGTAAGCCCAACCACGATCGATAAAGCCACTGATTATATTGTGAAACAGGAACAGTACCATGCCACCAAAACATTGGCGCAGGAACTGGAGGCGTTTGACAAAATGAATGCGCATTTATGA